The following are from one region of the Trichocoleus sp. genome:
- the rph gene encoding ribonuclease PH has protein sequence MVWQRPDGRQADQLRPVRFDRNFTRYAAGSVLAHCGNTQVLCTVSVQRGVPRFLEGSGQGWLTAEYRMLPTATQQRQTREFMKLSGRTQEIQRLIGRSLRAALDMEALGERTLTIDADVLQADAGTRTTSITGGYVALCDAISSLLERGELDRSPIRHQIAAISVGLLEDEPFLDLDYPEDVAAMTDFNVVMNDELKFIEIQGTAEEQSFSRSQLNQMLDLAERGIQELMELQRQVLGTHA, from the coding sequence ATGGTTTGGCAGCGTCCTGATGGTCGGCAAGCGGATCAACTGCGTCCTGTGCGGTTCGATCGCAACTTTACTCGCTATGCAGCAGGATCAGTTTTAGCACACTGCGGCAATACTCAAGTGCTTTGTACCGTGAGCGTTCAACGGGGTGTTCCAAGGTTTCTAGAAGGATCAGGGCAGGGTTGGCTGACCGCAGAATATCGGATGCTGCCCACTGCTACACAGCAGCGACAAACGCGGGAGTTTATGAAGCTGTCTGGTCGGACTCAGGAAATTCAACGGCTGATTGGTCGAAGCCTGCGCGCTGCGCTTGACATGGAGGCACTCGGGGAAAGAACCCTGACGATCGATGCGGATGTCCTTCAAGCAGATGCCGGAACTCGCACCACTTCTATTACTGGCGGCTATGTTGCTCTCTGCGATGCCATCAGTTCCTTGCTAGAACGAGGCGAATTAGATCGATCGCCAATTCGTCACCAGATTGCTGCGATCTCAGTTGGCTTGCTCGAGGATGAGCCTTTTCTGGATTTAGACTATCCCGAAGACGTGGCAGCAATGACCGATTTTAATGTGGTGATGAACGACGAATTGAAGTTTATTGAGATTCAAGGAACGGCTGAAGAACAGAGTTTCAGTCGATCGCAGCTCAACCAGATGTTGGATCTGGCAGAACGGGGCATTCAGGAGTTGATGGAGCTTCAGCGGCAGGTGTTGGGAACTCATGCTTAA
- the rimM gene encoding ribosome maturation factor RimM (Essential for efficient processing of 16S rRNA) translates to MAESEAWLEIGKIVSPQGLKGEVRVYPNSDFPQRFEEPGKRWLLRSGAKEPEVLELVSGRYLNGKGLYVVKFAGITNCDQAEQLRNALMLIPESDRPQLEEGEFHVRDLLDLIVVDQASQETIGVVVDVLSAGNDLLQVKLQAADPDQPETVLIPFVEAIVPVVDLQQRRIEITPPPGLLDLKR, encoded by the coding sequence ATGGCTGAATCGGAAGCTTGGTTAGAAATTGGCAAAATTGTGTCGCCACAGGGGTTGAAGGGTGAAGTGCGAGTATACCCAAACTCCGATTTTCCGCAGCGGTTTGAGGAACCTGGAAAACGGTGGCTGCTGCGTTCTGGCGCAAAAGAGCCTGAAGTGCTCGAACTGGTCAGCGGACGCTATCTCAACGGTAAAGGGTTATATGTGGTCAAATTTGCTGGCATTACCAACTGTGATCAAGCAGAACAGCTCCGCAATGCGCTAATGCTCATCCCAGAGAGCGATCGTCCCCAGCTTGAAGAAGGCGAATTTCACGTTCGGGATTTGCTCGATCTGATTGTGGTTGACCAAGCAAGCCAAGAAACGATCGGGGTTGTGGTCGATGTACTCAGCGCAGGCAATGACCTCCTGCAAGTCAAACTTCAAGCAGCCGACCCTGACCAGCCTGAGACCGTTCTCATTCCTTTTGTGGAAGCGATCGTTCCCGTTGTTGATCTCCAGCAGCGCCGTATTGAGATCACGCCTCCGCCAGGACTGCTCGATCTAAAGCGTTAG
- a CDS encoding pentapeptide repeat-containing protein, translated as MKELLAQYAQGRRDFREVDLSGADLFECDLQGINLAGSNLSHAYLPYANLSRANLQEAQLEQTELSHTRLQMANLIDANLHQAFLFRADLCYCQLQRSNLTKAKLQAADLRFANLAQANLTAANLTNANLEQAQLKQAILQHCILFRAQSVNLGEALVDTTTTLPDGHRGRGEDLEQGMERQMQERRDPGTGRKGLL; from the coding sequence GTGAAAGAACTCCTCGCCCAATATGCTCAGGGGAGACGCGACTTTCGAGAAGTAGATTTGAGCGGAGCCGATCTGTTTGAGTGTGATTTGCAGGGCATCAACTTAGCAGGCAGTAATCTCAGTCATGCTTATCTGCCCTACGCCAATCTGAGCCGCGCCAACCTGCAAGAGGCACAGCTAGAGCAAACAGAACTCAGCCATACTCGCCTGCAAATGGCAAATTTGATCGACGCGAATCTGCACCAAGCCTTCTTATTTCGGGCGGATTTATGCTATTGCCAGCTCCAGCGATCGAACCTCACAAAAGCCAAACTACAGGCAGCCGATCTGCGTTTTGCCAATCTGGCTCAAGCCAACTTAACCGCTGCCAACCTCACCAACGCCAATCTGGAGCAAGCCCAGCTCAAACAAGCTATTTTGCAGCACTGCATTCTCTTTCGTGCCCAATCCGTCAATTTAGGCGAAGCACTGGTGGATACAACCACGACTCTACCAGATGGACATCGGGGCAGGGGAGAAGATTTGGAGCAGGGAATGGAGAGGCAAATGCAGGAAAGAAGAGATCCGGGGACAGGGAGAAAAGGTTTGTTGTGA
- a CDS encoding two-component regulator propeller domain-containing protein has protein sequence MTPLHHLGPFLSLVLGGTLLSGWYGLLPLQLHAVQSEPISFQSLQPRVFDLAQAQQPSQSGTTLAQDLRVSALQPDYTGSLWVGSWQGLARIDPNTGRVQARVNLPNVAIGALASDRVGRIWVGTYSGLQRVDPRTNEITAQNFMLPSNRVLSLLVDQRGYLWVGTDKGIALISPDEGLLMTTYRDLPGGSANALTLDQSGQVWVGTPQGLVQINSASAELIAQMTELPGRAVQDLALGTDNRLWAGTPSGLLVIDPQTRAVLRSVTPFRGRDVTAVRFDRLGRLWVGTSNGLFQVNPFTGAVITEVSGLPSSRILDLSPDAGNKVWVGTTEGLGWVSLTTGQARRHPVFSRGE, from the coding sequence GCCTGGTGCTTGGGGGAACTCTGTTATCTGGTTGGTATGGTTTATTGCCGCTCCAGCTTCACGCAGTGCAATCTGAGCCAATTTCGTTTCAATCCCTCCAGCCGCGCGTCTTCGATCTGGCACAGGCACAGCAACCTTCACAGAGTGGCACAACGCTTGCCCAAGACCTAAGAGTTTCTGCCCTCCAGCCAGACTATACGGGGAGCCTGTGGGTTGGTTCCTGGCAGGGTTTAGCTCGGATTGATCCCAATACGGGACGAGTGCAGGCGAGAGTCAATTTACCCAACGTTGCAATTGGGGCATTGGCGAGCGATCGAGTTGGGCGGATTTGGGTCGGCACCTATAGCGGGCTGCAACGGGTAGACCCTCGAACCAATGAAATTACCGCTCAGAATTTCATGTTGCCCTCCAATCGTGTTTTGTCTTTACTGGTCGATCAGCGTGGCTATCTGTGGGTTGGAACGGACAAAGGCATTGCGCTGATCAGCCCAGATGAAGGGTTGCTGATGACCACTTATCGAGATTTGCCCGGAGGCAGTGCCAATGCGCTCACGCTCGATCAATCGGGTCAAGTTTGGGTTGGGACACCGCAAGGACTCGTCCAGATCAATAGTGCGAGTGCAGAACTGATCGCTCAAATGACCGAATTGCCAGGTCGGGCAGTTCAAGATCTGGCTCTGGGGACAGACAATCGCCTGTGGGCTGGCACACCAAGCGGCTTACTCGTCATCGATCCGCAAACCAGGGCAGTGCTGCGATCGGTTACCCCTTTTCGGGGACGAGATGTTACGGCAGTTCGCTTCGATCGACTGGGTCGTTTATGGGTGGGGACAAGCAATGGGCTGTTTCAGGTCAACCCTTTCACTGGAGCCGTGATTACTGAAGTATCAGGCTTACCGTCAAGCCGCATTCTTGATCTGTCTCCTGATGCTGGAAATAAGGTCTGGGTGGGAACGACTGAAGGGCTGGGTTGGGTGAGCCTGACAACAGGACAAGCAAGACGTCATCCCGTTTTTAGCCGAGGCGAATAG
- a CDS encoding alpha/beta hydrolase, with translation MSSLLPAGATRHQIDLPTVQLSYLEWHSGGEPLLLLHGLADQGMVWSKFAEASSDRFHCIAPDLRGHGDSSKPQSGYSCQDIIADLEALMQHLGWSSAHVVSHSWSSKLALAWATQQPDRFRSLVLVDPFFVNQLPGWMRLTFPLLYQFLPFLQVMRSFETYEAAEQLAQQLKQYRGWSPFQQAVFRSSMAQQADGTWSSKFVVQARNEVFEDILRVSGLTEAIDRPTLLVLPTKGLNRTTIQINPYKRFLKNLQIVSVPGNHWCFLVEPEAFNQTVISFLNSTQRA, from the coding sequence ATGTCATCGCTTCTACCTGCTGGCGCAACTCGTCACCAAATTGATCTGCCAACCGTTCAATTATCCTATCTGGAATGGCATTCGGGTGGCGAACCGCTTTTGCTACTGCATGGATTAGCAGATCAGGGGATGGTGTGGAGTAAATTTGCCGAAGCAAGTAGCGATCGATTTCACTGCATTGCTCCAGATCTGCGCGGACATGGCGACAGCAGCAAACCTCAGAGCGGCTATTCTTGTCAAGATATCATTGCTGATTTAGAAGCTTTGATGCAGCATTTGGGCTGGTCATCGGCGCATGTAGTGTCGCATTCCTGGTCAAGTAAGCTGGCACTTGCCTGGGCAACGCAGCAGCCCGATCGCTTTCGCAGCCTTGTTCTGGTTGATCCATTTTTTGTCAATCAACTGCCAGGTTGGATGCGGTTGACTTTTCCATTACTGTATCAATTTTTACCTTTTTTGCAAGTGATGCGCTCTTTTGAAACCTATGAAGCTGCCGAGCAGTTAGCGCAGCAGTTGAAGCAGTATCGCGGTTGGAGCCCGTTTCAGCAAGCCGTCTTTCGCTCATCAATGGCACAGCAAGCCGATGGAACCTGGAGCAGCAAATTTGTGGTGCAAGCCCGCAACGAAGTCTTTGAGGACATCCTGCGCGTTTCTGGACTGACAGAAGCGATCGATCGACCAACGCTGCTGGTTCTCCCCACCAAAGGACTGAACCGCACAACTATCCAAATCAATCCTTACAAAAGGTTTCTCAAAAATCTGCAAATCGTCTCTGTGCCTGGGAATCACTGGTGCTTTCTGGTAGAGCCTGAGGCGTTCAATCAGACGGTTATTTCTTTTTTAAATAGTACACAGCGAGCATGA
- a CDS encoding triacylglycerol lipase, with product MQPHSRNPVVLIHGIDDTHAIFWRMMPYLEQRGWETHGLDLYPNNGSSGLDVLAKQVADYVEATFAPDRPIDLVGFSMGGIVSRYYVQRLGGIKRVQRFITIASPHCGTLTAYIRSNKGGNQMCPKSLFLNDLNQDMQMLEQINFTSIWTPWDAMILPAKSSQIPVGKDLQVWVPAHAWMVTDPRAIKAVAATLAEPLRTPVTSQVF from the coding sequence ATGCAACCACACTCCCGGAATCCCGTTGTCTTGATTCATGGAATTGACGATACCCATGCCATTTTTTGGCGGATGATGCCTTATCTAGAGCAGCGAGGCTGGGAAACCCATGGACTCGATTTATACCCAAATAATGGAAGTTCAGGGCTAGATGTTCTGGCAAAACAGGTGGCGGACTATGTGGAGGCGACCTTTGCACCCGATCGGCCGATCGATCTGGTTGGGTTTAGTATGGGGGGCATTGTTAGTCGCTATTATGTGCAGCGGTTGGGTGGAATCAAGCGAGTGCAGCGATTCATCACCATTGCTTCGCCTCATTGCGGTACATTGACTGCCTATATTCGTAGCAACAAGGGCGGTAATCAGATGTGCCCCAAAAGCCTGTTTTTGAACGACCTCAACCAGGATATGCAGATGCTTGAGCAGATCAACTTCACCTCAATCTGGACGCCCTGGGATGCCATGATTCTGCCTGCTAAAAGTTCTCAAATTCCGGTCGGAAAAGATCTCCAGGTCTGGGTTCCGGCTCACGCTTGGATGGTAACAGATCCTAGAGCGATCAAAGCCGTTGCCGCAACGCTGGCAGAACCTTTGAGAACACCCGTTACCAGCCAAGTTTTTTAG
- a CDS encoding P-loop NTPase family protein, with amino-acid sequence MVSQLEVPARDSDHSLPHAVEGLVQVFTCPHRSFFTSVMAQALRIAGHGTSVLIVQFLKGGIGQGYDRPVQLGQNLDWVRCDLPRCIDMPNLEPAETTALRDLWDWTQAVVTEGKYSLVVLDELSLAVSFGLISEAEVLEFLRIRPSQVDVILTGPEMPQAILDIADQITELRRTHRP; translated from the coding sequence ATGGTTTCCCAACTTGAAGTTCCTGCTCGCGACAGTGATCATTCCCTGCCTCATGCTGTGGAAGGCTTAGTTCAGGTTTTTACCTGCCCTCATCGCAGCTTCTTTACAAGCGTTATGGCACAAGCCCTTCGCATTGCTGGGCATGGCACCTCTGTTCTAATTGTGCAATTCCTGAAAGGGGGCATTGGGCAAGGATACGATCGTCCTGTTCAACTGGGTCAAAACTTGGACTGGGTGCGGTGTGATTTGCCCCGATGTATTGATATGCCTAACCTGGAACCTGCTGAAACGACGGCACTGCGCGATTTGTGGGACTGGACACAGGCGGTGGTTACCGAAGGGAAATATTCGCTTGTTGTGCTGGACGAATTGAGCTTGGCAGTTAGTTTTGGCTTAATTTCTGAAGCAGAAGTTTTAGAGTTTTTAAGAATAAGACCCAGTCAGGTCGATGTGATTCTAACAGGTCCAGAAATGCCGCAAGCCATTCTTGATATCGCCGATCAGATAACAGAATTACGGCGAACTCATCGTCCCTAA
- the bchB gene encoding ferredoxin:protochlorophyllide reductase (ATP-dependent) subunit B — MKLAYWMYAGPAHIGTLRIASSFKNVHAIMHAPIGDDYFNVMRSMLERERNFTPVTTSVVDRNVLSRGSQEKVVDNITRKDAEEHPDLIVLTPTCTSSILQEDLQNFVDRAQLEAKGDVLLADVNHYRVNEIQAADRTLQQIVQFYIAKARKKGDLPEGKTEKPSVNIIGISTLGFHNQHDCRELKKLMSDLGIEVNAVIPDGASVHELKNLPRAWFNLVPYRELGRMTADFLNEEFGMPSVDISPIGIVETARCIRAIQKVLNQQGHDVNYEPFIDEQTRFVSQAAWFSRSIDCQNLTGKKAVVFGDNTHAAALTKILSREMGIHVVLAGTYCKYDADWFRDQVSEYCDEVLISDDNGAIGDAIARLEPSAIFGTQMERHVGKRLDIPCGVIAAPIHIQNFPVGYRPFVGYEGANQMVDLIYNSFTLGMEDHLLEIFGGHDTKEGITKGISADSDLGWSKDGLAELNKIPGFVRGKVKRNTEKFARDRGIESITAEVLYAAKEAVGA; from the coding sequence ATGAAATTGGCTTACTGGATGTATGCCGGACCTGCACACATCGGCACTCTACGCATCGCCAGTTCCTTTAAGAACGTTCATGCCATCATGCACGCACCCATTGGGGACGACTACTTTAATGTGATGCGTTCGATGCTAGAGCGAGAGCGAAACTTTACGCCAGTGACCACCAGTGTGGTCGATCGCAATGTCTTATCACGTGGCTCTCAAGAAAAAGTTGTTGATAACATCACCCGTAAGGACGCTGAAGAACATCCCGATCTGATTGTGCTGACGCCAACCTGCACCTCCAGTATCTTGCAGGAAGATTTGCAGAATTTTGTCGACCGCGCTCAGCTTGAGGCAAAAGGCGATGTGCTGCTGGCAGACGTGAACCACTATCGTGTCAACGAAATCCAGGCAGCCGATCGGACACTTCAGCAGATTGTTCAGTTCTACATTGCCAAAGCTCGCAAGAAAGGCGATCTGCCGGAAGGCAAGACCGAAAAGCCTTCTGTCAACATTATTGGGATCTCAACCCTCGGCTTTCATAATCAGCACGACTGCCGCGAGTTGAAAAAGCTGATGAGTGATCTGGGAATTGAAGTGAATGCTGTGATCCCAGATGGCGCTTCAGTGCATGAACTGAAAAACCTACCGCGTGCCTGGTTTAATCTCGTCCCCTATCGTGAGCTAGGTCGGATGACGGCTGACTTTTTGAACGAAGAGTTCGGTATGCCGTCTGTTGATATTTCACCGATCGGCATCGTCGAGACGGCTCGCTGTATCCGCGCCATTCAGAAGGTGCTGAATCAGCAGGGGCATGACGTCAACTATGAGCCATTTATTGATGAGCAAACCCGCTTTGTTTCTCAGGCTGCCTGGTTCTCTCGATCGATCGACTGCCAAAATCTTACAGGCAAGAAAGCAGTTGTGTTTGGCGACAATACTCACGCAGCGGCGCTAACCAAGATCCTGTCGCGGGAAATGGGAATTCATGTCGTTCTGGCTGGAACTTACTGTAAATACGATGCAGACTGGTTCCGGGATCAGGTGAGCGAATACTGTGATGAAGTGCTGATCAGCGATGACAATGGCGCAATTGGGGATGCGATCGCCCGTTTAGAACCATCTGCCATCTTCGGTACTCAAATGGAACGGCACGTTGGCAAACGACTCGATATTCCCTGCGGTGTGATTGCGGCTCCGATCCACATCCAAAATTTCCCAGTAGGATACCGTCCTTTTGTCGGCTACGAAGGGGCAAACCAAATGGTTGATCTAATCTACAATTCCTTCACCTTAGGGATGGAAGATCACCTGCTGGAAATCTTCGGCGGTCATGATACGAAGGAAGGAATTACTAAAGGCATTTCTGCTGACTCTGACCTCGGCTGGAGCAAAGATGGACTGGCAGAACTGAACAAGATTCCTGGTTTTGTGCGCGGTAAGGTGAAACGCAATACTGAGAAATTTGCCCGCGATCGGGGCATTGAAAGTATTACGGCTGAGGTGCTGTATGCTGCGAAGGAGGCAGTTGGCGCATAA
- the mug gene encoding G/U mismatch-specific DNA glycosylase encodes MNSPYKPTKAEIQACVNKTVDDIIAAHLKILFCGINPSLYSAAVGHHFARPGNRFWKTLHGAGFTDRLFAPSEDQTLTQLGYGITNIVDRATATADQLAPEELVLGQQALAAKVQQYRPQVLAILGVSAYRTAFKQPKAIVGQQPNSFHGAMLWVLPNPSGLNAHYQLADLQRVYGELRSFVLSE; translated from the coding sequence GTGAACAGCCCATACAAACCAACGAAAGCAGAAATTCAAGCTTGCGTTAACAAAACGGTTGATGATATCATCGCTGCCCATCTCAAGATCTTGTTTTGCGGCATTAACCCCAGTTTGTACAGTGCTGCGGTAGGACATCATTTTGCTCGTCCAGGTAATCGATTCTGGAAAACGCTTCATGGTGCAGGGTTTACCGATCGCCTCTTTGCTCCATCCGAAGATCAAACCTTGACCCAACTGGGGTATGGCATCACCAATATTGTCGATCGGGCAACGGCAACTGCTGATCAACTAGCACCAGAAGAACTGGTTTTAGGCCAGCAAGCATTAGCCGCCAAAGTGCAGCAATACCGACCCCAAGTGTTAGCCATTTTAGGCGTGAGCGCCTACCGCACTGCGTTTAAACAACCAAAAGCGATCGTCGGACAACAGCCAAATTCTTTTCACGGCGCGATGCTCTGGGTGTTGCCTAATCCGAGCGGATTAAATGCTCATTATCAGCTTGCCGATTTGCAGCGCGTTTATGGGGAACTGCGATCGTTTGTTTTGTCTGAGTGA
- a CDS encoding 1-acyl-sn-glycerol-3-phosphate acyltransferase, whose amino-acid sequence MASPTIQAQPPLEFLPPKFDPLVYQTTRLFIPQWMRWREKIVDLQVSNPEVLVDLFQQFQTGKIRLMMAFRHPSANDPLCMFHLLSRNVPEAAKHLGTRLQLPVHSHFIYDRGIPIWAGEIVTWLYPRLGGIPIRRGKVDLMALRSIRELFASGRFPMTAAPEGATNGHSEIVSPIEPGIAQFGFWCIEDLQKAGRSEQVMLLPIGIQYYYVSEPWEAIEQLLSELEADSGISGESGLAEITLPEDAELTPAQTRLYKRLFRLGAHLLTQMEQFYIKFYHRSLTAPPTLEMAEATIPMPDVSQPSLAANTRLAIRLQTLLNTALAVAEEFFKIAPKGTLTDRCRRLEQAGWDWIYREDIKQIEALPPVERGLADRIAEESDLRLWHMRLVESFVSVTGRYVIEKPTADRFAETLLLLWDTVTRLKGKVPFPRPHLGTQKVQMTIGQPMSVSDRWADYQTNRRQAVATLTQDLQQALEKMVVQELGTKRD is encoded by the coding sequence TTGGCAAGTCCAACAATTCAGGCTCAACCGCCACTGGAGTTTCTGCCACCCAAGTTTGATCCGCTGGTTTATCAAACAACTCGTTTGTTTATCCCTCAATGGATGCGCTGGCGCGAGAAAATTGTCGATCTTCAGGTCAGTAACCCTGAAGTTTTAGTGGATTTATTCCAGCAGTTTCAGACAGGCAAAATCCGCTTGATGATGGCATTTCGGCATCCCTCCGCCAATGATCCACTCTGTATGTTTCATCTGCTGTCGCGCAATGTGCCTGAAGCAGCAAAGCATCTCGGTACCAGGCTACAGCTTCCTGTCCACTCGCACTTCATTTACGATCGGGGCATTCCCATCTGGGCAGGCGAAATTGTCACCTGGCTTTATCCGCGTTTAGGGGGTATTCCGATTCGGCGCGGCAAAGTGGATTTGATGGCACTGCGATCGATCCGCGAACTGTTTGCCTCTGGTCGGTTCCCCATGACTGCGGCTCCAGAAGGCGCAACCAACGGACATAGCGAGATTGTTAGCCCGATCGAACCGGGGATCGCGCAGTTTGGCTTTTGGTGCATAGAGGATTTGCAGAAAGCCGGACGATCGGAGCAGGTGATGCTTTTGCCGATCGGCATTCAGTATTACTATGTGTCTGAACCCTGGGAAGCGATCGAACAGTTGTTGAGTGAACTTGAAGCCGATAGTGGCATCTCCGGTGAATCCGGATTAGCAGAAATCACGCTGCCTGAAGATGCTGAACTAACACCCGCCCAAACCCGGCTCTACAAGCGGCTATTTCGTTTAGGAGCGCATCTGCTAACCCAAATGGAGCAGTTCTACATCAAGTTCTATCACCGCAGTTTAACAGCTCCACCCACTCTGGAAATGGCAGAAGCAACGATTCCGATGCCTGACGTCAGTCAGCCTTCCCTTGCTGCCAATACCCGCTTAGCCATCCGCTTGCAAACCTTGCTCAACACTGCCCTAGCTGTTGCAGAAGAGTTTTTCAAAATTGCCCCCAAAGGCACCTTGACCGATCGCTGTCGCCGCCTGGAGCAAGCTGGATGGGACTGGATTTATCGCGAAGATATCAAACAGATTGAAGCCCTGCCGCCTGTCGAACGTGGTCTAGCCGATCGCATCGCTGAAGAATCGGATTTGCGACTGTGGCACATGCGTTTAGTCGAGAGCTTCGTCAGCGTCACCGGACGCTATGTGATTGAAAAACCGACTGCCGATCGCTTTGCAGAAACCCTGCTCCTCCTCTGGGATACTGTCACCCGCCTCAAAGGAAAAGTACCCTTCCCACGCCCTCACCTGGGGACACAAAAAGTCCAAATGACGATCGGGCAACCCATGTCTGTCAGCGATCGATGGGCAGATTATCAAACAAATCGTCGTCAGGCAGTGGCAACGTTAACGCAAGACTTGCAGCAGGCCTTAGAGAAGATGGTCGTGCAAGAACTGGGAACTAAGAGGGATTAA
- a CDS encoding glucose-6-phosphate isomerase — translation MNAAALWQRYQDWLYYHPGLEIYVDVSRIRFDEGFVSAMTPKFDQAFKDVAALEAGAIANPDENRMVGHYWLRDADLAPTLELKQDILNTLQQIRTFAARVHSGEIHPPDAAKFTDVLSIGIGGSALGPQFVAEALSPDVPPLQVHFIDNTDPAGIDRTLTKLKDRLASTLVIVTSKSGGTPETRNGMLEVKHAYEQLGLSFAPHAVAVTGLGSSFDKLARSDGWLDVFPMDDWVGGRTSELSAVGLLPAALQGIEIDLMLAGAKEMDAATRVPNLKNNPSALMALSWYYAGNGKGEKDMVVLPYKDSLLLFSRYLQQLIMESLGKEKDLNGNTVHQGIAVYGNKGSTDQHAYVQQLREGVANFFVTFIEVLKDRSGKSIEIEPGVTSGDFLSGLLQGTRQALYENQRDSITITIPQVNPRIVGALIALYERTVSLYGSLVNVNAYHQPGVEAGKKAAAAILDLQKQIVQALQEAGQPLSLSDLADKIGAPDRIEEIYKIVRHLAANDRGVQLIGDPGKPTSLSIALT, via the coding sequence ATGAATGCCGCTGCACTTTGGCAACGATACCAGGACTGGCTCTATTACCACCCAGGACTAGAAATTTACGTAGATGTCAGCCGAATTCGGTTTGATGAGGGCTTTGTCTCGGCAATGACACCGAAGTTTGATCAAGCATTTAAAGACGTAGCGGCGTTGGAAGCAGGAGCAATTGCAAACCCGGATGAAAACCGGATGGTGGGGCACTATTGGCTGCGCGATGCCGATCTCGCTCCAACTCTTGAACTCAAGCAAGATATTCTCAACACCCTCCAGCAAATTCGCACGTTTGCTGCCAGGGTTCACAGCGGCGAAATTCATCCGCCTGATGCTGCCAAGTTTACTGATGTGCTTTCGATCGGCATTGGTGGCTCTGCCCTTGGTCCTCAGTTTGTGGCAGAAGCTCTGTCTCCGGATGTCCCGCCGCTTCAGGTTCATTTTATTGATAATACTGATCCTGCCGGGATCGATCGCACCCTGACCAAACTCAAAGACCGGCTTGCCTCAACGCTAGTCATTGTCACTTCTAAATCGGGCGGCACCCCCGAAACCCGAAATGGCATGCTGGAGGTGAAACATGCCTATGAGCAGCTCGGGCTGAGTTTTGCGCCTCATGCGGTTGCTGTAACCGGGCTTGGCAGCAGCTTCGATAAGTTAGCGCGATCGGATGGCTGGCTTGATGTATTTCCCATGGATGATTGGGTTGGTGGTCGGACTTCAGAACTGTCTGCGGTTGGGTTACTGCCTGCTGCGCTGCAAGGCATTGAGATAGACCTGATGTTGGCTGGCGCAAAAGAAATGGATGCTGCAACTCGCGTCCCTAACCTAAAAAATAATCCTTCGGCGCTGATGGCGCTCTCCTGGTACTACGCCGGGAACGGTAAGGGCGAGAAAGATATGGTGGTGTTGCCTTACAAAGACAGCTTGCTGCTGTTCTCGCGCTATTTGCAGCAGCTCATTATGGAGTCATTGGGCAAGGAGAAAGATCTGAACGGCAACACGGTTCATCAGGGCATCGCCGTTTATGGGAACAAAGGCTCCACTGACCAACATGCCTACGTGCAACAGCTTCGAGAAGGCGTTGCTAACTTCTTTGTCACCTTTATCGAGGTCTTGAAAGATCGATCGGGGAAATCGATCGAAATCGAACCGGGTGTCACCTCTGGTGATTTTCTTTCTGGGCTGCTTCAGGGAACCCGGCAAGCCCTCTATGAAAACCAGCGAGACTCAATCACAATTACCATTCCCCAGGTTAATCCCCGCATTGTCGGCGCTCTCATTGCTCTGTATGAGCGGACAGTCAGTCTTTATGGCTCTCTGGTCAACGTGAATGCCTATCATCAGCCTGGGGTTGAGGCAGGTAAGAAAGCAGCAGCGGCAATTTTAGATTTGCAAAAACAGATTGTTCAGGCGCTCCAGGAAGCAGGTCAGCCACTATCGCTGTCAGATCTTGCCGATAAGATTGGCGCACCCGATCGCATTGAGGAAATTTATAAAATTGTGCGTCATTTAGCAGCCAACGATCGAGGGGTTCAGCTCATAGGTGATCCTGGAAAACCGACAAGCCTATCGATCGCCCTGACCTAA